One window from the genome of Hydra vulgaris chromosome 02, alternate assembly HydraT2T_AEP encodes:
- the LOC124811849 gene encoding uncharacterized protein LOC124811849, with protein sequence MCETKVEKNFFNEFKIHIDLDEKIEDFEISKYSLAKQEAHKQNVCPSSIREAIVFKEMSELLYSKNIELAQTTSYFDFNELFDMKPLKTECRYTRKSKEHLVANEVSQIGIHKKKRAASETLLKTVTVNERPSLPLFRSLVNFHEITIYDTQLNSTLSAFGNQSSINNVVDNNCSAEINVLEKSVFSPALSTLGSTKSQALPEVCVQSKDVDVRASMPLINSPLTLNTNNMIYNQDVCKKKSNKSLHRHFVQNLSSNVSKIECDVLIEDCLLTTQNCLTDSSCSFSKNTDKNKDYSICKTLQKRGFFTRVFSFMKKKVFKCYK encoded by the exons atgTGTGAAACAAAAg tcgaaaaaaatttttttaatgaatttaaaatacacATTGACTTGGATGAAAAAATCGAAGATTTCGAAATATCAAAATACTCCTTAGCTAAACAAG aggctcataaacaaaatgtttgtcCTTCATCAATAAGAGAAGCTATCGTATTTAAAGAAATGAGTGAGCTGCTTTATTCCAAAAACATTGAACTTGCTCAAACTACTTCGTATTTTGATTTCAACGAACTTTTTGATATGAAGCCGTTAAAAACAGAATGCAGGTATACAAGAAAAAGCAAAGAACATTTAGTTGCCAATGAAGTTTCTCAAATAggtattcataaaaaaaaacgtgCAGCGTCTGAAACGCTACTCAAAACAGTAACTGTTAACGAAAGACCTTCTCTTCCACTTTTCCGTTCTCTGGTTAACTTTCATGAAATAACTATTTACGATACTCAATTAAATAGTACCTTAAGCGCATTTGGTAACCAAAGTTCTATAAATAATGTTGTCGACAACAACTGTAGTGCAG aaATCAACGTTTTAGAGAAATCTGTTTTCTCACCAGCCTTATCAACATTAGGAAGTACAAAAAGCCAAGCGTTACCGGAAGTTTGCGTGCAATCAAAAGACGTCGATGTTAGAGCATCAATGCCGTTGATCAACAGTCCATTGACTTTAAACACTAATAATATGATTTACAATCAGGATGTTTGTAAGAAAAAATCCAACAAATCTTTGCATAGacattttgttcaaaatttgtCATCAAACGTTAGTAAAATAGAGTGCGATGTTCTAATAGAAGATTGTTTATTAACCACTCAAAATTGTCTAACCGACTCAAGTTGTTCTTTTTCGAAGAACAccgacaaaaataaagattacagtatttgtaaaactttacaaaagaGAGGGTTTTTTACaagagtttttagttttatgaaaaaaaaggtttttaaatgttataaataa